TTGACCTCACAGATATACCGTGGACTAATTTAGGACCAGGACAGAGACCACCTCAGCGCCGAGACTTTTTTAGAGTGGTTGTCGATCAAGTTAATAGCATGCATTGGGATCGAATAATGGAGGACTTGCGATTAGAATTTGCTAATTTCAAAAGAGATACAATGCTTAATCTCGATGACGATGggaaatttataattgaaaatggaaCTTTACCTGCAATAAAGGGAAATTTACTCGAAGCAGTTAATTTAGGTTTAACATCATTGAACAACAGGTTCCAAAATACAGACCTTAAACATTCAATATCCCACATAATGGTTATAACCCCTGGTACAGGATTATTTGATGTTGAACATGACTTACTATTGGAAACAAGTAAAAAAATGTCTAGTGTTGATTCAAGTTTGGATATAATATGTTTGAGCCAACCACCCTTGCATGTGACTCCATTATTCAGATACATTAAAGAAGGGAAAGTTTGTCATTGCGTGCCCTTATGGTGTGATATatcatttttcattgaCAAGGTGCAACAAGAAAGTCAATGGATACCTAGGTGTAAGATTTATGAATTGCAAATGATGGGTGTTATGGAGAATGAAGCCAGTGACGCTAGAATCCCCAGGTTACATTTAAACAATTACGGTAAAACGTTGGTAGAAATTATGGATGAGTACGATAGTGCTGTTTTCAAACCGATAAAACGCATACCCAAGCCAGCACAAGTAGAGTTTAAACAGGTAAAGCCAAAATTTCAAGCTCCCGAGTTGAAAAATGCCACCGCAACACTTTCTTTAATGTTTGAGAATAAGCCCTTGTTACAACCTAGCAATTCTTCGACAATTTCATTAGCCACGGGGACCGTTGCTAATCCATCAAAAGATACATCAGCCCTTTCTTCATTGTATTATATTAATAAGAACAGCGAAGAAATTAAATCTCCTGCACCTTCAGTAAGAAGTGAAACTCCAGTGTCTACTATAAGAGCCATAGATAGTTATCGAAAATCAGCTGGATCACCTAGATTGATCAGAGGAGAAACAATGTTCAAAaggaaagaagaaataccAAATACTGAACCACCTTCAGCTTTGAGTGAGAAAAACGCAGCTTCAGCTAGaaagaaatcatcaattttagCAGAACcagaacaagaaatttcAACAGGATCGTTTTGGATAGAAATTTCTAACCCGTCACAAgaaaccaccaccaatgtACTCCAGAGGTCTCAAAGCAGTCGATGGAGTAATATATTTCCTAACAAGATACAAAGAAAGTTGATCAAATGGAGATCGTTCCAGGCACCAGCATCACTTCCGACAACAACAGGTGTATTCCCGTCAACAAATCAACTTCAAACTGATTACACATTCCAAATTTATACTGTTTTTCTCAACTCTGATAATTATTGGGAATTAAAATCGACACATTCCTTAATGAGAgaaatgattcaattaaGATTGATGTTAGGGTTCCAGGTTTGTTATGGTGAAAGAGTTGACAAAGCTGAAGCCGAAAGAAAACCTTCTGGAAATGTTGATgcaataattaaatatttccCTGAGGAGCACAACTATCTTGGGTCAAGGATATACTTAGCGTTTGGTGATGAGATACATCGTATATTTTGCGACTATAATGGCAATATTAATGTTCAACTATACAGAAAAATCATCGAAAACGATGAGAAAAAGATAACTTTAGGACAAACAAAACTCAAACCCTATTTCCCACTTATAAGAACAAGGTATACTGACGAGTATACACCTGCTAGAATAGATGCAATTGCCGACAATCCACAAAAATTTAACTGGAATCAgtttgatcaattattggCCGGGTTTGATGATGCTATGCCAGAAGAGAAAAAGCAATTTcacaaaatgaaattcGTAGTAATGCCTACCGATATCCCCAAAAATGCATATTTTGTAAgcaatgaaaaattaacaCCAGAAGAAATTAGAGTAGAAGGTTTACGAAAATTGATTGGGGTTATAGAAAGAGGCAAATACAAACATGATTCGtctcaaaagaaaaagtcTCGCCGTGGATCCGatgttattttttataCTGGCAATTTATATGATTTTTTGAACGAAGAAGCTCAAAACTATGATATCACAGGGACACAACCGGCTTTGATGATTCCAGAATCGTCAAgatttaataaaacaataaaattacCCGACTTGGCACAAGAGCTTCAAGATCGAAATACTGGTTTAACGTTGGTTGACCGAACATGGCATTTCAAAAGGCACTTGCATTGCTTTGTTGGAAGCGAATTGGTATCCTGGTTAGTAGATTGTTTTGAAGATATTGAGACACGCGAAGACGCCACAACTTATGGACAAAACTTAATGAACAAAGGGTTATTCAAACATGTTGAGCTGCGACATGGACTTTTAGATggtcattttttttacgAGTTTCTGGACGAGTATGTTGACAAGACAGATCGAGAAAAACCTTCTTGGTTTGGATCTAAGAAAATTGATGGAGCTAGTACTCCACAAAGCAATTCCTCTCCAAGGATAGCGGGACAAaatgatttacaaaaaataatttcagCCCTGAATCTTAGATCTGAGACGTCATCAACAACTGATTCTATGGGTCGGAAACGTAAGAAGTTTATTTTAAGTCGATCTGTGAAATTTGATGTCGACCCtttaaagaaatcattCCGTCCAGAGTTTGTTACAGTTCACTATGACAGAGTTCATAACCCTGAACATTGCTATCATATAAGATTACAGTGGTTGAATGCAACCaccaaatttattgaagatACTATTACTGCTTGGACAAGATTGTGCGAACGTCATGGATTGAAATTAGTGGAGACTCCGTGGAATGAGTTATGCTCTCTTCCAAAACTTAGTCCATTCCATTCTTTTGTTGACATAAAATTGCTGGTTAATCCATGGACAGACCCGGACCTTTGTGACGATCGTATATTGTCATCCAACagatattattatcactCATATTTCCT
This genomic stretch from Candida albicans SC5314 chromosome 1, complete sequence harbors:
- the IML1 gene encoding Iml1p (Putative protein with a role in autophagy; rat catheter biofilm induced), with the translated sequence MFNQTSTNAKKPNGSDSSIKVANHSNQRQMSANHASLTIGGSRNPINQRRSMSTKNIGSTLIVSRRNNHYLDMKEEDSKENLTKIISNNQNEEDTEVSVKVSVWFHELRDFTEDIIIDENVIPTGVQAGQVFELQSLDEGSSKKFVFTVQKRNLRSATNDTDYTEASKPKLQISLMANPFQRLLDLAPRSQVQLKRLVKLESVTVDSVEIFIKDVNLSRDAMWNFSASMIGNCVYIDQRLLYLGSRVGVTKHIYKNGKNVTSGYVDKNTKIIYRSESAKITLFVQLSREMWHFEEDGEIMFHKLINNLFPKIFRRWRETNTHHSITIVLFTSIDLTDIPWTNLGPGQRPPQRRDFFRVVVDQVNSMHWDRIMEDLRLEFANFKRDTMLNLDDDGKFIIENGTLPAIKGNLLEAVNLGLTSLNNRFQNTDLKHSISHIMVITPGTGLFDVEHDLLLETSKKMSSVDSSLDIICLSQPPLHVTPLFRYIKEGKVCHCVPLWCDISFFIDKVQQESQWIPRCKIYELQMMGVMENEASDARIPRLHLNNYGKTLVEIMDEYDSAVFKPIKRIPKPAQVEFKQVKPKFQAPELKNATATLSLMFENKPLLQPSNSSTISLATGTVANPSKDTSALSSLYYINKNSEEIKSPAPSVRSETPVSTIRAIDSYRKSAGSPRLIRGETMFKRKEEIPNTEPPSALSEKNAASARKKSSILAEPEQEISTGSFWIEISNPSQETTTNVLQRSQSSRWSNIFPNKIQRKLIKWRSFQAPASLPTTTGVFPSTNQLQTDYTFQIYTVFLNSDNYWELKSTHSLMREMIQLRLMLGFQVCYGERVDKAEAERKPSGNVDAIIKYFPEEHNYLGSRIYLAFGDEIHRIFCDYNGNINVQLYRKIIENDEKKITLGQTKLKPYFPLIRTRYTDEYTPARIDAIADNPQKFNWNQFDQLLAGFDDAMPEEKKQFHKMKFVVMPTDIPKNAYFVSNEKLTPEEIRVEGLRKLIGVIERGKYKHDSSQKKKSRRGSDVIFYTGNLYDFLNEEAQNYDITGTQPALMIPESSRFNKTIKLPDLAQELQDRNTGLTLVDRTWHFKRHLHCFVGSELVSWLVDCFEDIETREDATTYGQNLMNKGLFKHVESRHGLLDGHFFYEFSDEYVDKTDREKPSWFGSKKIDGASTPQSNSSPRIAGQNDLQKIISASNLRSETSSTTDSMGRKRKKFILSRSVKFDVDPLKKSFRPEFVTVHYDRVHNPEHCYHIRLQWLNATTKFIEDTITAWTRLCERHGLKLVETPWNELCSLPKLSPFHSFVDIKLSVNPWTDPDLCDDRILSSNRYYYHSYFLKQMGYYLDNRSTSFFSRENIDIGYSWGKPTFRYAQFIHKTGFYIVELRDNGDFFLAPNNMHLTRVRSSTTLVGDYENYSKGVLADSQTVMLNFRAACQNKEFLKETFTLAKSNWKDDYFSQII